One Phycisphaera mikurensis NBRC 102666 DNA window includes the following coding sequences:
- a CDS encoding Gfo/Idh/MocA family protein — MIRYGIIGTGGMASGHAERTGKIEGVEMAACCDIDAERSAAFAEKHGFAASVTAYEDLLERCDAVAIVTPDKFHAPLTLQGLAAGKHVMCEKPLTTTFADAKEVASAARKAHDAGQVTFINFTYRNSAAWQEARRMIADGAIGEVRHATGRYLQAWLAAKVWGSWTQEQWLWRCETPKNPDGTPVGPAAGGVLADVGCHILDFITGLTGPASSLRCTAKSFPNVDPDTGERHTTYQGRTLDANSSVSVELDLDGGGLALAQATRWASGHPNQVALGVYGTEGAIEIDLEDSWTKLRHCLGEARHRSGWTAVDLAKTPTNYDRFIASIATGEQDQADILRGAKIQAYLEACDLSVQADGARTPVPSLGL; from the coding sequence ATGATCAGGTATGGAATCATCGGCACGGGCGGCATGGCGAGCGGGCACGCGGAGCGGACGGGCAAGATCGAGGGCGTGGAGATGGCCGCGTGCTGCGACATCGACGCCGAGCGATCGGCGGCGTTCGCCGAGAAGCACGGATTCGCGGCGAGCGTGACCGCCTACGAGGACCTGCTGGAGCGGTGCGACGCGGTCGCCATCGTCACCCCCGACAAGTTCCACGCGCCGCTGACGCTCCAGGGGCTCGCCGCGGGCAAGCACGTGATGTGCGAGAAGCCGCTGACCACCACCTTCGCGGACGCCAAGGAGGTGGCGTCGGCCGCGAGAAAGGCCCACGACGCAGGCCAGGTGACCTTCATCAACTTCACCTACCGCAACTCCGCCGCGTGGCAGGAGGCCCGCCGGATGATCGCCGACGGCGCGATCGGCGAGGTCCGCCACGCGACCGGCCGCTACCTGCAGGCCTGGCTGGCGGCGAAGGTGTGGGGATCCTGGACCCAGGAGCAGTGGCTTTGGCGCTGCGAAACCCCCAAGAACCCGGACGGCACGCCCGTGGGCCCGGCCGCCGGCGGCGTGCTCGCCGACGTGGGCTGCCACATCCTCGACTTCATCACGGGCCTGACCGGGCCGGCGTCCTCGCTTCGTTGCACGGCGAAGAGCTTCCCCAACGTCGATCCCGACACCGGCGAACGGCACACCACGTACCAGGGCCGCACGCTCGACGCGAACAGCTCGGTGAGCGTGGAGCTGGACCTCGACGGCGGCGGCCTCGCGCTGGCGCAGGCCACCCGCTGGGCGTCGGGACACCCCAACCAGGTAGCGCTGGGGGTCTACGGCACCGAGGGCGCGATCGAGATCGACCTGGAGGACAGCTGGACGAAGCTCCGCCACTGCCTCGGCGAGGCCCGGCACCGCAGCGGCTGGACGGCGGTCGACCTGGCGAAGACGCCCACCAACTACGACCGCTTCATCGCGTCGATCGCGACGGGCGAGCAGGACCAGGCGGACATCCTGCGGGGGGCAAAGATCCAGGCGTACCTCGAGGCCTGCGACCTCTCGGTGCAGGCCGACGGGGCCCGAACCCCGGTGCCCTCGCTGGGCCTCTGA
- a CDS encoding class II aldolase/adducin family protein, whose amino-acid sequence MSGRLDELVALSRGFGSRPGFALAGGGNTSLKTADRLWVKASGHRLAAIDASGFVELDRGKLEAMLDAADWPEEPAAREALFVERVMAARVDPAAGRPSVEALLHHLLPERFVVHTHPTAVNALACCVRGGALAEEHLGPSALWQPYADPGLTLALDLRARLGGGRGGVVLMENHGLIVSGADAEAIEDATSSLLRDLPAADAAGFGGDPLPADRRTLAEIAATVRGLAADRAVVPFETLAVRGLVATTGGRAAALAGPLTPDQIVYCGGFPAFVEAGGSLGAAVAAGPRIVLIAGRGGLAIHATKKQAATAAAVYDDAAQVMLAAHALGGVKTMTPAHRVFIEQWEAESHRQQVAADA is encoded by the coding sequence TTGAGCGGCCGCCTGGACGAGCTCGTCGCGCTCTCCCGCGGGTTCGGCTCGCGGCCCGGCTTCGCCCTCGCGGGCGGCGGGAACACCTCCTTGAAGACGGCGGACCGGCTGTGGGTGAAGGCCAGCGGGCACCGGCTGGCGGCGATCGACGCGAGCGGCTTCGTCGAGCTCGACCGCGGCAAGCTCGAAGCGATGCTCGACGCGGCGGACTGGCCCGAGGAGCCGGCCGCGCGGGAGGCGCTCTTCGTCGAGCGGGTGATGGCGGCGCGGGTGGATCCCGCCGCGGGGAGGCCCAGCGTGGAGGCGCTCCTCCACCATCTGCTGCCGGAGAGGTTCGTCGTCCACACGCACCCGACGGCGGTGAACGCGCTGGCGTGCTGCGTCCGCGGCGGAGCGCTCGCGGAGGAGCACCTCGGCCCGTCAGCGCTGTGGCAGCCGTACGCCGACCCCGGCCTCACGCTCGCGCTGGACCTGCGGGCCCGCCTCGGCGGCGGCCGCGGCGGCGTGGTGCTGATGGAGAACCACGGGCTGATCGTTTCGGGCGCGGACGCGGAAGCAATCGAAGACGCCACATCGTCTTTGTTGCGGGACCTCCCGGCGGCCGACGCCGCCGGCTTCGGCGGCGACCCGCTCCCCGCGGACCGCCGCACGCTTGCCGAGATCGCGGCCACGGTCCGCGGCCTCGCCGCGGATCGTGCGGTCGTCCCCTTCGAGACGCTCGCGGTCCGCGGACTGGTTGCCACCACCGGCGGCCGCGCAGCCGCCCTCGCCGGTCCGCTCACGCCCGACCAGATCGTCTACTGCGGCGGCTTCCCGGCCTTCGTGGAGGCGGGCGGTTCGCTCGGAGCCGCCGTCGCCGCCGGCCCGCGCATCGTCCTGATCGCCGGGCGCGGCGGCCTCGCGATCCACGCGACCAAGAAGCAAGCCGCCACCGCCGCCGCGGTCTACGACGACGCCGCGCAGGTCATGCTCGCGGCACACGCCCTCGGCGGCGTGAAGACGATGACGCCCGCCCACCGCGTCTTCATCGAGCAGTGGGAGGCCGAGTCTCACCGCCAGCAGGTGGCGGCGGACGCCTGA
- a CDS encoding glycosyl hydrolase produces MPKLLAAAAAAATLLPAVAVAAAPAGGGPGPIFRIEAEDAQLTGVRAVRGAGDPSDHAGDGYVTGFVGDDARVRFAFPAEAGLHELRVGHRSPLGEKAYFLRVNGLQIEERFARTGDGFEVDRTGRVELRDGVNELAIARGWGHYDLDFIEVWPADPLPVPTVADPTPSNPRATPAARALLRRLASVYGRATLSGVNAPADADHVERVAGVRPAMRWADLMDFSPSRIARGADPGDLVEEQLAAAAEGAAIGLSWHWNAPSGLLDDPAFVDAEGQAKDAAWYKGFYTYATAFDVEAAMNDPASAAYAELVSDIDAIAQPLRRFAEAGVPVLWRPLHEANGGWFWWAAKGPTPYGKLWRLMHDRLVNVHGLHNLLWVYTGGPIAYPGDAYCDLVGWDAYYADPRDPLTGDWQTMLAAFDGRRMIALTEFGKVPDVPRMQRLGVWWSFFASWTGEDGPRAMPDEELRRVFHAPGVMNLQAWRGVR; encoded by the coding sequence ATGCCCAAGCTCCTCGCCGCCGCCGCCGCCGCCGCGACGCTCCTCCCGGCGGTGGCGGTCGCGGCGGCTCCGGCCGGCGGCGGGCCGGGACCGATCTTCCGCATCGAAGCCGAGGACGCGCAGCTCACGGGCGTGCGAGCGGTCCGCGGGGCGGGCGACCCGTCCGACCACGCCGGCGACGGCTACGTCACCGGCTTCGTCGGCGACGACGCCCGCGTCCGCTTCGCCTTCCCGGCGGAGGCGGGGCTGCACGAGCTGCGGGTGGGCCACCGCTCGCCGCTGGGCGAGAAGGCGTACTTCCTGCGCGTCAACGGGTTGCAGATCGAGGAGCGCTTCGCGCGGACCGGCGACGGCTTCGAGGTGGACCGCACCGGCCGCGTGGAGCTGCGGGACGGCGTGAACGAGCTGGCGATCGCCCGCGGCTGGGGCCACTACGACCTCGACTTCATCGAGGTCTGGCCCGCCGACCCGCTCCCGGTGCCGACGGTCGCGGACCCGACGCCCTCCAACCCGCGGGCCACGCCGGCCGCGCGGGCGCTGCTCCGCCGGCTCGCCTCGGTCTACGGCCGGGCGACGCTCTCGGGGGTGAACGCGCCCGCCGACGCCGACCACGTCGAGCGGGTGGCGGGCGTGCGGCCGGCGATGCGGTGGGCCGATCTCATGGACTTCTCGCCGAGCCGGATCGCCCGCGGCGCCGACCCCGGCGACCTCGTCGAAGAGCAGCTCGCCGCCGCCGCCGAAGGCGCGGCCATCGGCCTGTCCTGGCACTGGAACGCGCCCTCGGGGTTGCTCGACGACCCCGCCTTCGTCGACGCCGAGGGGCAGGCGAAGGACGCCGCCTGGTACAAGGGCTTCTACACCTACGCCACCGCTTTCGACGTGGAGGCGGCGATGAACGACCCGGCTTCGGCCGCGTACGCCGAGCTCGTGAGCGACATCGACGCGATCGCCCAGCCGCTGCGACGCTTCGCCGAGGCCGGCGTGCCGGTGCTGTGGCGGCCGCTCCACGAGGCCAACGGCGGCTGGTTCTGGTGGGCGGCGAAGGGGCCGACGCCCTACGGCAAGCTCTGGCGGCTGATGCACGACCGGCTCGTGAACGTCCACGGCCTGCACAACCTGCTGTGGGTCTACACCGGCGGACCGATCGCCTACCCCGGGGACGCCTACTGCGACCTGGTCGGCTGGGATGCCTACTACGCGGACCCGCGCGACCCGCTGACCGGAGACTGGCAGACGATGCTCGCGGCCTTCGACGGCCGCCGGATGATCGCCCTGACCGAGTTCGGCAAGGTGCCGGACGTGCCGCGCATGCAGCGGCTGGGCGTGTGGTGGTCGTTCTTCGCTTCCTGGACCGGCGAGGACGGCCCGCGGGCGATGCCCGACGAGGAGCTCCGCCGCGTCTTCCACGCGCCCGGCGTGATGAACCTCCAGGCTTGGCGAGGCGTCCGCTGA
- the metG gene encoding methionine--tRNA ligase, with amino-acid sequence MSSDREKPGVFYVTTPIYYVNDRPHLGHVYTTLVADVAARFHRLRGDDVFFLTGVDEHAAKVSDRAAENGMGPQAWADRNALAFRETFDKLRLTFDDFVRTSSDRHKERVTAYVTELLASGDVYEGRYEGWYDAGQEEYVPENKAEAQGFRSEVNGKPLVKKSETNYFFRLSAYRERVLAHIEAHPGFVQPAARRNEVVNRIKEAQDVPISRTGAALGADGRRWGIPVPGDAEQTIYVWIDALFNYLTYADDEHRRRYWQAGATHYIAKDILWFHAAIWPALLLALRERPGYGWVNLPQTVFTHSYWVSDSGEKMSKSLGNFLDPEAIDRAVEAYGIDALRYFLATKGPLGTTDASFSAELFDTVYHSDLANTFGNSASRVTNMLVRYCGGAVPCAADRGGGLAEEADRAVAAATAAYDAGDLEGAAEAALTLVRRVDAYVEATQPFKMWKAEELKAEVGPILARCVEALRVASVLLWPITPHKVEDFWSRIGCGAQAEALADGGRGDLAAWAAWGGLAAGMAVQKGEALFPRVEPAPV; translated from the coding sequence ATGTCCAGCGACCGCGAGAAGCCCGGCGTCTTCTACGTCACCACGCCCATCTACTACGTGAACGACAGGCCCCACCTCGGGCACGTCTACACGACGCTGGTCGCCGACGTGGCCGCCCGCTTCCACCGCCTCCGCGGCGACGACGTCTTCTTCCTCACCGGCGTGGACGAGCACGCGGCGAAGGTCAGCGACCGGGCCGCGGAGAACGGCATGGGGCCGCAGGCCTGGGCGGACCGCAACGCGCTGGCGTTCCGGGAGACCTTCGACAAGCTGCGCCTCACCTTCGACGACTTCGTCCGCACCAGCAGCGACCGGCACAAGGAGCGGGTGACCGCTTACGTGACGGAGCTGCTCGCCAGCGGAGACGTCTACGAGGGCCGCTACGAGGGCTGGTACGACGCGGGCCAGGAGGAGTACGTGCCGGAGAACAAGGCGGAGGCGCAGGGCTTCCGAAGCGAGGTCAACGGCAAGCCGCTGGTGAAGAAGAGCGAGACGAACTACTTCTTCCGGCTCTCGGCGTACCGCGAGCGGGTGCTCGCTCACATCGAAGCGCATCCCGGCTTCGTCCAGCCCGCGGCCCGCCGCAACGAGGTCGTGAACCGGATCAAGGAGGCGCAGGACGTGCCGATCAGCCGCACGGGCGCGGCGCTGGGGGCCGACGGGAGGAGGTGGGGCATCCCGGTCCCCGGCGACGCCGAGCAGACCATCTACGTGTGGATCGACGCGCTCTTCAACTACCTCACGTACGCGGACGACGAGCACCGGCGGCGCTACTGGCAGGCCGGGGCGACGCACTACATCGCCAAGGACATCCTCTGGTTCCACGCGGCGATCTGGCCGGCCTTGCTGCTTGCCCTTCGCGAGCGGCCCGGCTACGGGTGGGTGAACCTGCCCCAAACGGTCTTCACGCACAGCTACTGGGTCAGCGACTCGGGCGAGAAGATGAGCAAGAGCCTCGGCAACTTCCTCGACCCCGAGGCCATCGACCGGGCGGTGGAGGCCTACGGCATCGACGCGCTCCGCTACTTCCTGGCGACCAAGGGCCCGCTGGGCACGACCGACGCCTCCTTCTCGGCGGAGCTGTTCGACACCGTCTACCACAGCGACCTGGCGAACACGTTCGGCAACTCGGCCTCGCGCGTCACGAACATGCTCGTGCGGTACTGCGGCGGCGCTGTGCCCTGCGCAGCCGACCGCGGTGGCGGCCTCGCGGAGGAGGCCGACCGGGCGGTGGCGGCGGCGACGGCCGCGTACGACGCCGGTGACCTGGAGGGCGCGGCGGAGGCGGCGCTCACGCTGGTCCGACGGGTCGATGCGTACGTCGAGGCGACGCAGCCCTTCAAGATGTGGAAGGCGGAGGAGCTGAAGGCGGAGGTGGGCCCGATCCTCGCCCGCTGCGTGGAGGCGCTGCGGGTGGCGAGCGTGCTGCTTTGGCCGATCACGCCGCACAAGGTGGAGGACTTCTGGTCGCGGATCGGCTGCGGGGCGCAGGCGGAAGCGCTGGCCGACGGCGGCCGGGGCGACCTCGCGGCCTGGGCGGCGTGGGGCGGGCTGGCGGCGGGTATGGCGGTCCAGAAGGGCGAGGCGCTGTTCCCCCGCGTGGAGCCGGCGCCGGTCTGA
- a CDS encoding putative bifunctional diguanylate cyclase/phosphodiesterase, translating to MHAPHPSRTARLLDPAAEPAAASFRVDDGFLRRMRASCVDRSVRRLTLSYTVGLLLIAALTVGAYLRVEGALRQQRSDAAVINVAGKQRMLSQRITKAAMAMAGGASVGEGGAGFGSELREAIAAFELGHTALTVGNDAVGVPPTVDAEAVSRIRRLGPSFEALVAAAEAIADGADPKVHLPVLLAEQAQFLPEQDALVSRFATLSRAKVARLEADHAWLLWITLGLLLAEAVLVFAPAARAMRRQLQILHEAGEIMSHEAKHDALTGLANRNALLQHLEVLLHAAHGDAQEEVAVYFLDFDRFKAINDSLGHEAGDRLLKEIASRARVLMDDPRVGRLEAFRLGGDEFVLVLHGRSIGHEIRPLADRALVLFGQPCVLDGHPCVSTASIGIATASGPRPGDASRTRTASELLRNADLAMMQAKAAGKARYMVFDETMYRYAQRRQRLEHDLREAVDTDRLGVRYLPIVSADHSGLVAVEAIARWDHPQLGLLEDAELLEVATDAGLVHELSDRVLRRVSVEVAAAAAAPNAAPLPWIHLNVSRAEASHPAFPDRLAAALVDCPPLAGRLCLEFAEDNLGRGLDHFSGLVQRVSALGVKTCIDDLGGAHASLGDLARLGVDQIKIQPGVNSPDRLVDPLSLLVPRAVVAFARGVGVEVTATGVDCEPAVAVALDLGVEALQGLHFGGPGSLEEVLRRAAGSGGIRLAA from the coding sequence ATGCATGCCCCGCACCCCTCCCGCACGGCGCGTCTCCTCGATCCGGCCGCCGAACCCGCCGCCGCCTCGTTCCGGGTCGACGACGGCTTCCTGCGGAGGATGCGCGCGTCGTGCGTCGACCGGTCCGTGCGGCGTCTGACGCTGTCGTACACGGTCGGGCTGCTGCTCATCGCGGCGCTGACGGTGGGCGCGTACCTGCGGGTGGAGGGGGCGCTGCGGCAGCAGCGCAGCGACGCGGCGGTCATCAACGTGGCGGGCAAGCAGCGGATGCTCAGCCAGCGCATCACCAAAGCGGCGATGGCCATGGCGGGCGGCGCTTCCGTGGGCGAGGGCGGGGCCGGCTTCGGCTCGGAGCTGCGCGAGGCGATTGCGGCCTTCGAGCTCGGCCACACGGCGCTGACGGTCGGCAACGACGCCGTGGGCGTGCCGCCGACGGTGGATGCGGAAGCGGTGTCGCGGATCCGGCGGCTGGGCCCGTCCTTCGAAGCCCTGGTCGCGGCCGCCGAAGCCATCGCCGACGGGGCCGACCCGAAGGTCCACCTGCCGGTCCTCCTCGCCGAGCAGGCGCAGTTCCTGCCCGAGCAGGACGCGTTGGTCTCGCGGTTCGCCACGCTCTCGCGGGCGAAGGTCGCCCGGCTCGAGGCGGACCACGCCTGGCTGCTCTGGATCACGCTGGGCCTGCTGCTCGCGGAGGCGGTGCTGGTGTTCGCGCCGGCCGCCCGCGCCATGCGGCGCCAGCTGCAGATCCTGCACGAAGCCGGGGAGATCATGAGCCACGAGGCGAAGCACGACGCCCTCACCGGGCTGGCGAACCGCAACGCGCTGCTGCAGCACCTCGAGGTGCTGCTGCACGCGGCCCACGGCGACGCGCAGGAGGAAGTCGCGGTGTACTTCCTCGACTTCGACCGCTTCAAGGCGATCAACGACAGCCTCGGCCACGAGGCCGGCGACCGGCTCCTCAAGGAGATCGCCAGCCGGGCGCGGGTGCTGATGGACGATCCCCGCGTGGGCCGGCTCGAGGCCTTCCGCCTCGGCGGGGACGAGTTCGTGCTCGTGCTGCACGGCCGCTCGATCGGCCACGAGATCCGTCCGCTGGCCGACCGCGCCCTGGTGCTGTTCGGCCAGCCCTGCGTGCTCGATGGGCACCCCTGCGTGTCCACGGCGAGCATCGGCATCGCGACCGCGTCGGGCCCACGCCCCGGCGACGCGTCGCGGACGCGGACGGCCTCGGAGCTGCTGCGCAACGCCGACCTGGCCATGATGCAGGCCAAGGCGGCGGGCAAGGCGCGGTACATGGTCTTCGACGAAACGATGTACCGCTACGCCCAGCGGCGGCAGCGGCTGGAGCACGATCTGCGGGAAGCGGTCGACACCGACCGGCTCGGCGTCCGCTACCTGCCGATCGTCTCCGCCGACCACTCCGGTCTCGTCGCCGTGGAGGCGATCGCCCGCTGGGACCACCCGCAGCTGGGGCTGCTGGAGGACGCGGAGCTGCTGGAGGTCGCGACCGACGCGGGGCTGGTGCACGAGCTGAGCGATCGGGTGCTCAGGCGGGTGAGCGTGGAGGTCGCCGCGGCCGCGGCGGCGCCGAACGCGGCACCGCTCCCGTGGATCCACCTCAACGTCTCGCGCGCCGAGGCTTCGCACCCGGCCTTCCCGGACCGCCTCGCCGCGGCGCTTGTGGACTGCCCTCCGCTGGCCGGGCGTCTCTGCCTCGAGTTCGCCGAGGACAACCTCGGCCGCGGCCTCGATCACTTTTCGGGCCTCGTCCAGCGGGTGTCCGCGTTGGGCGTGAAGACCTGCATCGACGATCTCGGCGGGGCCCACGCCTCGCTGGGCGACCTCGCCCGCCTCGGCGTGGACCAGATCAAGATCCAGCCGGGCGTCAACTCGCCCGACCGGCTGGTCGATCCGCTGTCCCTTCTCGTGCCCCGCGCCGTCGTGGCCTTCGCCCGCGGGGTCGGCGTCGAGGTCACGGCCACCGGCGTCGACTGCGAGCCCGCGGTGGCGGTGGCGTTGGACCTGGGCGTCGAGGCGCTGCAGGGCCTGCACTTCGGCGGCCCGGGCTCGCTCGAGGAGGTCCTGCGCCGGGCGGCCGGGAGCGGCGGCATCCGGTTGGCGGCCTGA
- a CDS encoding rhamnulokinase yields the protein MTRHLLAVDLGASSGRVMCCTLTGEGSAGTLRLDEAHRFANRTVFVPDDGPRGGRFTWDIVGLYADVLHGLREGGRRFGGAVDAIGIDSWGVDYGLLDAQGRLIANPTAYRDPRHPPVAERVNEAIGWPALYERTGIQKLPFNTLYQLAADAEDPSEPLERAASALMIPQLLGYWLAGEKRSEHTLASTGGCYDTESAAWCGELLTPRGVPENLLPPAVQPTDRIGTLRPGVAEDLGLPAGTPLIAVGSHDTASAVAGAPLSGPGSAYLSSGTWSLLGVELDEPIRTAAARDAGFTNEGGVSGTIRFLKNHAGLWLVQECRRAWNEGGNDYGFPELAHLAEAAGPSRCSIDADDPRFAVPGDMPARVREAAAERGAPLPDEPGAVMRCVLESLAAAYAGSVRTLGELTGRPVDRLHLVGGGGNHRLLNRLTADACGVPVEVGPTEATVVGNALVQAMALGRVADLAEARAIVRASFPIETVEPSPGRATD from the coding sequence ATGACCCGCCACCTCCTCGCCGTCGACCTGGGCGCCTCCTCCGGCCGCGTCATGTGCTGCACGCTCACCGGGGAAGGCTCGGCCGGCACGCTCCGCCTCGACGAGGCCCACCGCTTCGCCAACCGCACCGTCTTCGTGCCCGACGACGGGCCGCGGGGCGGCCGCTTCACGTGGGACATCGTCGGCCTCTACGCCGACGTCCTCCACGGATTGCGCGAGGGCGGCCGGCGCTTCGGGGGCGCGGTCGACGCGATCGGCATCGACAGCTGGGGGGTGGATTACGGCCTGCTCGACGCGCAGGGCCGGCTGATCGCCAACCCCACCGCGTACCGCGACCCGCGTCACCCGCCGGTGGCGGAGCGGGTGAACGAGGCGATCGGCTGGCCGGCCCTTTACGAGCGGACCGGCATCCAGAAGCTGCCGTTCAACACGCTGTACCAGCTGGCCGCCGACGCGGAGGACCCCTCCGAGCCGCTGGAGCGCGCCGCTTCCGCGCTGATGATCCCCCAGCTGCTGGGCTACTGGCTCGCCGGCGAGAAGAGGAGCGAGCACACGCTGGCGAGCACCGGCGGGTGCTACGACACCGAGTCGGCCGCGTGGTGTGGGGAACTCCTCACGCCGCGGGGCGTGCCCGAGAACCTGTTGCCGCCCGCCGTGCAGCCGACCGATCGCATCGGCACGCTGCGGCCCGGCGTCGCCGAAGACCTCGGGCTGCCCGCCGGCACGCCGCTGATCGCGGTGGGCAGCCATGACACCGCCTCCGCTGTGGCGGGGGCGCCGCTGTCGGGCCCGGGCAGCGCGTACCTCTCCAGCGGGACGTGGTCGCTGCTGGGCGTCGAGCTCGACGAGCCGATCCGCACGGCCGCGGCGCGCGACGCCGGGTTCACCAACGAAGGCGGCGTGAGCGGGACGATCCGGTTCCTGAAGAACCACGCCGGGCTCTGGCTCGTCCAGGAGTGTCGCCGAGCTTGGAATGAGGGGGGGAACGACTACGGCTTCCCCGAGCTGGCGCACCTGGCCGAAGCGGCGGGGCCCTCGCGCTGCTCGATCGACGCCGACGACCCGCGTTTCGCCGTGCCCGGCGACATGCCCGCCCGCGTGCGGGAGGCCGCGGCCGAGCGCGGCGCGCCGCTCCCCGACGAACCCGGCGCCGTCATGCGCTGCGTGCTCGAGTCGCTCGCCGCCGCCTACGCGGGCAGCGTCCGGACGCTCGGCGAGCTGACCGGCCGCCCGGTCGACCGCCTCCACCTCGTCGGCGGCGGCGGCAACCACCGGCTGCTCAACCGCCTCACCGCCGACGCCTGCGGCGTGCCCGTGGAGGTCGGGCCCACCGAGGCCACGGTCGTCGGCAACGCGCTGGTGCAGGCGATGGCGCTGGGCCGCGTCGCCGACCTCGCCGAGGCCCGGGCGATCGTGCGGGCCTCGTTCCCGATCGAGACGGTGGAGCCGTCGCCGGGGCGGGCCACGGATTGA
- a CDS encoding fucose isomerase — MSSYTLPELLEPEPVAAQTAVLVASGDSRSSANARCWPAQQELEADAAEALAGLGWSVRRGHGTVGSAHGEHGFIDSQARGRDVFASIHPDAPVVVAEAVWQYSSHVLAGLCQHRGPVLVLANWSGTWPGLVGALNLRGSLTKAGRPHSFLWGEDFAAEGFMSKLRQWCDTGTIEHAMPQVHARGGLPAAERELGEALAAELQHRPAILGVFDEGCMGMFNAIVPDHLLHPTGVFKERLSQSALYAAMREVSDAEAQAVRGWYDQAGITFETGDDPETDLTEDQILDQCRMYVAAVRIADAFGCDAIGIQYQQGLKDLAPASDLVEGTLNCSVRPPVERADGSVIRGGEAITHFNEADECAGLDGLVTHRVWTAMGMSPDNTLHDLRWGDEDRSGTTDAYVWVFEISGSVPPTHFAHGWQGATSKRQPPMYFRLGGGSIQGVSKAGPCVWSRIYVADDRLHMDLGRCRAIDLPAEETQRRLDATTPQWPIMHAVTHGVSRDEMMAKHQANHIQLVYADSDERADRALAAKAAMAAAMGIRVNLCGEAADGMRLADKLASLT, encoded by the coding sequence ATGTCCAGCTACACCCTGCCCGAACTGCTCGAACCCGAGCCCGTCGCCGCGCAGACCGCGGTGCTCGTGGCCAGCGGCGACTCCCGCTCCTCCGCCAACGCGAGATGCTGGCCTGCGCAGCAGGAGCTCGAAGCCGACGCCGCCGAGGCACTCGCGGGCCTCGGCTGGAGCGTCCGACGCGGCCACGGCACGGTCGGATCCGCCCACGGCGAGCACGGATTCATCGACAGCCAGGCCCGCGGCCGCGACGTCTTCGCGAGCATCCACCCCGACGCCCCCGTCGTCGTCGCCGAGGCCGTTTGGCAGTACAGCAGCCACGTGCTCGCCGGGCTCTGCCAGCACCGCGGCCCCGTGCTCGTGCTTGCGAACTGGTCGGGCACCTGGCCCGGCCTCGTGGGCGCGTTGAACCTCCGCGGCTCGCTCACCAAGGCCGGGCGGCCGCACAGCTTCCTCTGGGGCGAGGACTTCGCGGCCGAGGGCTTCATGAGCAAGCTCAGGCAGTGGTGCGACACCGGCACCATCGAGCACGCCATGCCGCAGGTCCACGCCCGCGGCGGCCTGCCCGCCGCCGAGAGGGAGCTCGGGGAGGCGCTCGCCGCCGAGCTCCAGCACCGACCGGCCATCCTCGGCGTCTTCGACGAGGGCTGCATGGGCATGTTCAACGCCATCGTCCCGGATCACCTGCTGCACCCCACCGGCGTCTTCAAGGAGCGGCTCAGCCAGAGCGCGCTGTACGCCGCGATGCGAGAGGTCTCCGACGCCGAGGCGCAGGCCGTCCGCGGCTGGTACGACCAGGCGGGCATCACCTTCGAGACCGGCGACGATCCAGAGACCGACCTCACCGAGGACCAGATCCTCGACCAGTGCCGCATGTACGTCGCGGCCGTGCGGATCGCCGACGCCTTCGGGTGCGACGCCATCGGCATCCAGTACCAGCAGGGCCTCAAGGACCTCGCGCCGGCGAGCGACCTCGTCGAGGGCACGCTCAACTGCAGCGTCCGCCCGCCGGTGGAGCGGGCCGACGGCTCGGTGATCCGCGGGGGCGAGGCGATCACCCACTTCAACGAAGCCGACGAGTGCGCCGGGCTCGACGGCCTCGTCACCCACCGCGTCTGGACCGCGATGGGCATGAGCCCCGACAACACCCTGCACGACCTGCGCTGGGGCGATGAAGACCGCAGCGGCACCACCGACGCGTACGTCTGGGTGTTCGAGATCTCCGGCTCGGTGCCGCCCACGCACTTCGCCCACGGCTGGCAAGGCGCCACCAGCAAGCGCCAGCCCCCGATGTACTTCCGCCTCGGCGGCGGCTCGATCCAGGGCGTGAGCAAGGCCGGCCCCTGCGTCTGGTCGCGCATCTACGTGGCCGACGACCGGCTCCACATGGACCTGGGCCGCTGCCGGGCGATCGACCTGCCCGCCGAGGAGACGCAGCGCCGCCTCGACGCCACCACCCCGCAGTGGCCGATCATGCACGCCGTCACGCACGGCGTGTCCCGCGACGAGATGATGGCCAAGCACCAGGCCAACCACATCCAGCTCGTCTACGCCGATAGCGACGAGCGGGCCGACCGCGCCCTCGCCGCCAAGGCCGCGATGGCCGCCGCGATGGGCATCCGCGTCAACCTCTGCGGCGAAGCCGCCGACGGGATGAGGCTCGCCGACAAGCTCGCGTCGCTGACCTGA